A part of Bubalus bubalis isolate 160015118507 breed Murrah chromosome 6, NDDB_SH_1, whole genome shotgun sequence genomic DNA contains:
- the LOC102415329 gene encoding vitamin D3 hydroxylase-associated protein isoform X5 — protein sequence MPGVIWLSHSLVVLLPVALLGAVLLGATMLFWWQAPARSKIPRAQKRREEALRRMAALAERLRQQEPELDPKPILELPLEKLVQKLLADELSLESVLCSYLEEAMKVHQEVNCLTDFLDECEEQLQALKKLKKSERGLLYGVPISLKDVYDCMGHDSTCGLAQFLEKPAAKDGVIVKVLKAQGAIPFVKTNISQTLLSFDCSNPIYGQTLNPENLKKTSGGSSGGEGALLAKGGSILGMGTDTGGSIRIPASFCGACGFRVTGYRLSNSGVASAVKGRKAVVTVAGPLAWDVESLALCLRALLSEHMHRLDPTVPFLPFREEVYSSNRPLRIGYYESDGFTQPSPSMARAVKLTSRLLRDAGHQVIPFSVPRTEYAFFHLYQGSLFADGGASILEKLKGDIVDPSMKSIVTPLRLPNSLKRFLAWIWKYFDTQETVGAAQSSGGISARVHSQVEVPRPGCAAVSGTGPRLLYWLSCQGARR from the exons ATGCCTGGGGTGATCTGGCTATCTCACTCACTGGTGGTGTTACTCCCGGTGGCCCTGCTAGGGGCTGTCTTGCTGGGGGCCACCATGCTCTTCTGGTGGCAGGCTCCAGCACGGAGCAAGATCCCCAGGGCGCAGAAGCGTAGGGAGGAGGCTCTGAGGCGGATGGCAGCCCTGGCAGAACGTCTCCGGCAGCAG GAGCCAGAGCTAGACCCCAAGCCCATTCTGGAGCTGCCGCTGGAGAAGCTGGTTCAGAAGCTGCTTGCTGACGAGCTGAGTTTGGAGAGTGTCCTCTGCAGTTACCTAGAGGAG GCAATGAAGGTACACCAGGAGGTGAATTGCCTGACGGATTTCCTAGATGAATGTGAGGAACAATTGCAGGCATTGAAGAAACTCAAGAAGAGTGAGCGAGGACTCCTCTATGGGGTCCCCATCAGCCTCAAGGACGTCTATGACTGCATG GGCCATGACTCCACGTGTGGCCTGGCCCAGTTCCTGGAGAAGCCGGCAGCCAAGGACGGAGTCATCGTGAAAGTGTTAAAGGCTCAGGGAGCTATTCCCTTTGTTAAGACCAACATCTCCCAGACGCTGCTGAG CTTTGATTGCAGCAACCCCATCTATGGACAGACTCTGAACCCTGAGAACTTAAAGAAGACATCTGGGGGCTCCTCAGGGGGTGAAGGAGCTCTCCTGGCAAAAGGGGGTTCCATCCTGGGCATGGGTACTGACACCGGAGGCAGTATCCGTATTCCAGCCAGCTTTTGTGGTGCCTGTGGATTCCGGGTCACAGGATACCGCCTCAG CAACTCCGGAGTTGCCTCTGCTGTCAAGGGCAGGAAAGCAG TGGTCACAGTGGCTGGCCCCTTGGCCTGGGACGTGGAGAGCCTGGCACTGTGCCTGCGAGCGCTGCTGAGTGAACACATGCACCGACTGGACCCCACCGTGCCCTTCCTGCCCTTCAGGGAGGAG GTGTACTCCAGTAACCGTCCCCTTCGAATTGGCTACTACGAATCAGATGGCTTCACCCAGCCATCACCTAGCATGGCCAGGGCTGTGAAGCTCACATCCAGGCTGCTGCGGGATGCAGGACACCAG gtcatccccttctctgtccCCCGAACAGAGTATGCCTTCTTTCACCTGTACCAAGGGAGTCTGTTTGCTGATGGAGGGGCCAGCATTCTGGAGAAACT TAAGGGGGACATTGTGGACCCCTCCATGAAGAGCATAGTCACCCCTCTCAGGTTGCCAAACTCACTCAAACGTTTCTTGGCCTGGATCTGGAAGTATTTC GACACCCAAGAAACTGTGGGAGCAGCACAAAGCAGTGGAG GAATATCAGCAAGAGTTCATAGCCAAGTGGAGGTCCCTAGACCTGGATGTGCTGCTGTCTCCGGCACTGGACCCCGCCTTCTATATTGGCTATCCTGCCAAGGCGCTAG